One region of Panulirus ornatus isolate Po-2019 chromosome 42, ASM3632096v1, whole genome shotgun sequence genomic DNA includes:
- the LOC139761834 gene encoding uncharacterized protein, translating to MASRPHTRTQTPTSTPGMMVVVVIVVVASLVLAVASPADASAFVQDPTVTGGVDLLTSVSLLDLTYTINVDVPASHQVRVVESDQHQINVKIMMNDMCGDQLLGTHVDAPAHFSNTSWTVEDIPLYRLWNVPAVVIDMEPTVRMSGNRTYAITARDLERALSKHQEFLPHAGVVLLNTGWNKKSHNLRDYLGYDENETNHFPGLSEDGAQWLANYGYRRHPRTGVVGVGIDTPSVDVGDSLVNPARTVLHANNIYSIHNLKNLDKLPSSGFRVTVMPLKIGGGSAAAPARVLATKVNETALTSENRSQHHHHHSSSREEESSEEDNDFGGDTHDGWPYDKLFPYGDVNFVDRDGMVLMASSATVLVHASFLLPLLLTATVAMWI from the exons ATGGCATCACGACCTCACACCCGAACCCAGACACCCACTTCGACCCCAgggatgatggtcgtggtggtgatagtggtcgtGGCCTCGTTGGTCTTAGCTGTTGCCAGCCCTGCCGACGCCTCTGCTTTCGTACAGGATCCCACTGTTACTGGCGGAGTCGACCTCCTAACGTCTGTGTCCCTGCTGGACCTGACGTACACGATCAATGTGGACGTCCCCGCCTCTCACCAAGTCAGAGTTGTGGAATCTGATCAGCATCAGATCAACGTTAA GATCATGATGAATGACATGTGTGGGGATCAGCTCCTGGGCACTCACGTAGACGCCCCCGCCCACTTCTCCAACACCAGCTGGACCGTTGAGGACATCCCCCTCTACAGGCTCTGGAACGTTCCAG CTGTGGTGATCGACATGGAACCCACGGTACGAATGTCAGGCAACCGGACATACGCCATCACAGCCAGGGACCTGGAAAGGGCCCTATCCAAGCACCAAGAGTTCCTCCCACATGCAGGCGTCGTCCTACTGAACACTGGCTGGAACAAGAAGAGCCACAACCTAAGAGATTACTTAGGCTACGACGAAAACGAGACCAACCATTTTCCAG GTTTGAGCGAGGATGGCGCGCAGTGGCTTGCTAACTATGGGTACCGCAGACACCCGCGCACGGGCGTGGTTGGCGTCGGGATTGACACACCTTCGGTGGACGTGGGTGACTCCTTGGTTAACCCCGCCCGCACCGTGCTCCACGCCAACAACATCTACAGCATCCATAACCTCAAGAATCTGGACAAG CTGCCTTCGTCTGGCTTCCGAGTGACGGTGATGCCTTTGAAGATCGGTGGAGGGAGCGCTGCTGCTCCGGCCCGAGTCTTAGCCACGAAGGTGAACGAAACCGCCCTCACGAGCGAGAAtcgcagccaacaccaccaccaccactcatcttCTCGAGAAGAGGAGTCTTCCGAAGAAGATAATGACTTCGGAGGCGACACGCACGATGGATGGCCCTACGACAAACTCTTCCCTTACGGTGATGTCAACTTCGTAGACAGGGATGgcatggtcttgatggcatcctcGGCCACTGTTCTCGTCCACGCATCGTTCTTGCTACCCCTTCTCCTAACGGCGACGGTGGCAATGTGGATCTGA
- the LOC139761839 gene encoding isatin hydrolase-like, with translation MTSAAAMPTAAVAAAAALVLVIVGVTATSAELFDLSYTFNENAPTSPKFSAFRQELQRSGRNKLGIWVEVHSFCSSEHSGTHINAPRHHYETGWAVNDIPNARLWRVPGVVVDVSKRISQSRNKNYEVTVRDLEAWEREHGVIPDRALVFIHTGWGKMVNNSGAYTGVDPLNNLNFPGVGKGAAEWLAKHGSDHGHDTGVVGVGIDTLSLDKGVSVRFPAQVKLFQSNIYGVENVANLDKLPESGFYVTVMPMKIGGGSGAPARVIAEVDEGPGPNNASPTPSTLLLPPLLTATVATFYWFLEA, from the exons ATGACGTCTGCGGCGGCGATGCCCACAGCTGCGGTGGCTGCGGCTGCGGCGCTCGTTCTGGTGATAGTAGGGGTCACCGCTACCTCGGCAGAGCTCTTCGATCTCTCCTACACCTTCAACGAGAACGCCCCGACCTCCCCGAAGTTCTCCGCCTTCAGGCAAGAGCTGCAGAGGAGCGGTCGTAATAAACTGGGCATctg GGTGGAGGTGCACAGCTTCTGCTCGTCGGAACACTCCGGGACACACATCAACGCACCTCGACATCACTACGAGACTGGCTGGGCTGTGAACGACATCCCCAACGCTCGACTCTGGAGGGTACCAG gcgtggtggtggatgtgtccaaACGCATCAGCCAGTCCCGCAATAAGAACTACGAGGTGACAGTAAGGGATCTTGAGGCGTGGGAGAGAGAGCATGGCGTCATCCCGGACAGAGCCCTCGTCTTCATCCACACTGGCTGGGGCAAGATGGTCAACAACTCGGGAGCTTACACTGGGGTGGACCCACTAAACAACTTAAATTTCCCCG GGGTGGGCaaaggagcagctgagtggctGGCGAAGCACGGCAGCGACCACGGACACGACACGGGCGTCGTGGGTGTAGGCATCGACACCCTCTCGCTCGACAAGGGCGTGTCAGTTCGTTTCCCAGCCCAGGTCAAGCTCTTCCAGAGCAACATCTACGGCGTTGAGAACGTGGCCAACCTAGAtaag CTCCCGGAGTCTGGCTTCTACGTGACGGTGATGCCCATGAAGATCGGCGGAGGGAGCGGCGCCCCTGCTCGAGTCATCGCCGAAGTGGACGAAGGGCCAGGACCCAACAATGCCTCCCCGACCCCCAGcactctcctcctgcctcctctgctGACGGCAACGGTGGCGACGTTTTATTGGTTCCTCGAGGCGTAG
- the LOC139761835 gene encoding venom protease-like, giving the protein MLTFQFLMLLGIALTQGQETNNKHLSTVTITLGNADGTCGGESECNVYLPLASQFGNESMMPFFRTSFGRLLLRYTIRCCRFEHPLLSKPSSIIPTENECGFSAPETYLDIQKPGAWPWLVVVGNKNTTFRFICGGTLITKRHVLTGAHCAITDVNTVRVGVLSLAEDDSTFQEFSVTKTIHPEYNPNRHQNDIAILTLPQDVTFTDYVRPACLPFPQRHSNFTGKELVVVGFGDTSFGGKPSLVPVAVALPVTDIAECNKAYQNVERSFVVTENQICMREEHQGSCHGDGGSPLNYFSPSVRRYYVAGIVSFGYDCGNPDFPGVYTRVGAYLDWIVENL; this is encoded by the exons atgtTGACCTTTCAATTCTTGATGCTGCTTGGGATTGCCTTAACACAAGGACAAG AGACAAACAACAAGCACCTCTCCACAGTAACCATCACCCTGGGGAACGCTGATG GTACTTgcggaggagagagtgagtgtaacgTGTACCTGCCTCTGGCCTCCCAGTTTGGGAACGAGTCGATGATGCCGTTTTTCAGAACTTCGTTCGGAAG gtTGCTGTTGAGGTACACGATTCGGTGCTGCCGATTCGAGCACCCTCTACTGTCCAAACCGTCGTCCATCATCCCGACGGAGAATGAGTGTGGCTTCTCCGCACCAGAGACTTACTTAGACATCCAGAAG cCTGGAGCATGGCcatggttggtggtagtgggaaaCAAGAACACAACCTTCCGCTTCATCTGTGGGGGTACCCTGATTACCAAGCGTCACGTCCTCACGGGTGCTCATTGTGCTATAACTGACGT gaACACTGTTCGTGTGGGTGTTCTTTCCCTCGCCGAAGATGACTCCACCTTCCAGGAGTTTTCAGTGACGAAGACGATTCATCCCGAGTATAACCCTAATAGGCATCAAAATGACATTGCCATTCTCACCCTGCCTCAAGACGTTACCTTCACCG ATTATGTGCGGCCGGCCTGCCTCCCGTTTCCACAGCGTCATAGCAACTTTACTGGCAAAGAACTAGTTGTGGTTGGGTTCGGAGACACATCATTCG GTGGCAAACCTTCGCTTGTACCTGTGGCAGTCGCTCTCCCGGTGACAGACATCGCAGAGTGCAACAAGGCCTACCAAAACGTGGAGCGCTCGTTTGTGGTCACTGAGAATCAGATCTGTATGCGCGAGGAGCATCAAGGATCGTGCCAT GGTGACGGTGGCTCCCCACTCAACTACTTCAGTCCAAGCGTCAGACGGTACTACGTTGCGGGAATCGTCAGTTTTGGCTACGACTGCGGTAATCCGGACTTCCCTGGTGTGTACACCAGGGTCGGGGCTTACCTCGACTGGATCGTCGAAAACCTTTAG
- the LOC139761838 gene encoding kynurenine formamidase-like, whose product MKRYQAYTFLTLGTTAIILTVACVDFASSELVELSYTYNVDAPTSPKLNPFNFSVLQKGFNDKGIWVELNEFCSSEHSGTHVDAPVHFSRGSWTIDEIPLDRLWNVPGVVIDVTQAIERSSERNYHIQVKDLEKWEEEHHGYIPDGAVVLIHTGWGKMVKDLQEYSGLDEERSNNFPGLSEEAAIWLATYGQRNGYSKGVVGVGVDTISVDVGNSTLYPVHRALYSHNIYGIENMANLDKLLGRKFELTILPMRIGGGSGAPARIIASVREKQLGHVFVRSASTALPRNFFFLLATTVILREFLKVLTPTLY is encoded by the exons ATGAAGCGGTATCAAGCTTACACCTTCCTCACGCTGGGAACCACAGCGATCATCCTGACGGTGGCCTGTGTCGACTTCGCTTCCTCCGAACTCGTGGAactctcctacacgtacaacgTCGATGCTCCCACTTCTCCGAAGCTGAACCCCTTCAACTTCAGCGTCCTTCAGAAGGGGTTCAACGATAAAGGCATCTG GGTGGAATTGAACGAGTTCTGTTCCTCAGAGCACTCGGGGACTCACGTAGACGCCCCTGTCCACTTCTCTCGGGGGAGCTGGACGATAGACGAAATTCCCTTAGACAGGCTATGGAATGTACCAG GTGTGGTGATCGATGTCACCCAGGCCATAGAGAGATCCAGCGAGAGGAACTACCACATCCAGGTGAAGGACCtggagaagtgggaggaggagcaccacggGTACATCCCCGACGGCGCCGTCGTGTTGATCCACACAGGCTGGGGCAAGATGGTCAAGGATCTCCAGGAGTACTCTGGCCTCGACGAGGAGAGGAGCAATAATTTCCCTG GACTGAGCGAGGAAGCAGCCATTTGGCTGGCCACCTATGGACAGAGAAATGGCTATAGTAAGGGcgtggtgggcgtgggcgtggacaCCATCTCTGTTGATGTAGGCAACTCGACCCTCTACCCCGTCCACAGAGCCCTGTACTCACACAACATCTACGGCATAGAGAACATGGCCAACCTGGATAAG CTACTTGGTAGAAAGTTTGAGCTGACGATACTAcccatgaggattggcggaggaAGTGGTGCCCCTGCGCGCATCATCGCCTCGGTGAGGGAGAAGCAACTAGGCCATGTCTTCGTCCGGTCCGCCTCTACTGCTTTACCAAGaaacttcttcttcctcctggcgACGACAGTGATTCTACGAGAGTTCCTGAAGGTGTTAACACCGACACTATATTAA
- the LOC139761837 gene encoding isatin hydrolase-like isoform X2, with amino-acid sequence MTRSPTHSVGHHTPLWTLAIILLVTLAAYASAEVVDLSYVYNVNAPTYPAVKPFAMKVQQKGFIADGVWLEMNEFCTSEHSGTHVDAPVHFAQGSWYVDEIPLDRFWNISGVVVDVTQAVLRSASKNYAIQVEDLEKWEAKHGIIPDGAIVIFRTGWGEKVNNTKEYSGLDENNNINFPGLSSEAASWLAAYGDRRGYQKGVVAVGIDTFSLDVGNATVYPAHVTLFKRNIYGVENMANLEKLPAKGFTITVLPLRIRGGSGSPARVIASV; translated from the exons ATGACGCGGTCTCCAACACACAGTGtcggccaccacacaccactatggACCCTCGCCATCATCCTGCTGGTGACGCTGGCCGCCTACGCTTCTGCCGAGGTGGTGGATCTCTCGTACGTGTACAACGTCAACGCCCCGACTTACCCTGCAGTGAAGCCCTTCGCTATGAAAGTCCAACAGAAAGGCTTCATCGCTGATGGTGTCTG GTTGGAAATGAATGAGTTCTGCACCTCGGAGCATTCCGGAACGCACGTAGACGCCCCTGTCCACTTTGCTCAGGGGTCGTGGTATGTGGACGAAATACCTCTGGACAGGTTTTGGAATATTTCAg GTGTGGTGGTCGACGTAACGCAGGCTGTCCTGAGGTCTGCCTCGAAGAACTACGCCATCCAGGTGGAGGATCTGGAGAAGTGGGAGGCGAAGCATGGGATTATCCCCGACGGAGCCATCGTGATCTTCCGCACTGGCTGGGGCGAGAAGGTGAACAACACTAAGGAATACTCAGGCTTAGACGAGAACAACAATATCAATTTCCCCG GACTAAGCTCGGAGGCAGCCTCCTGGTTAGCGGCGTACGGAGACAGGCGTGGGTATCAGAAGGGCGTGGTGGCTGTGGGCATAGACACGTTTTCCCTGGACGTAGGCAACGCTACCGTCTACCCCGCCCATGTAACCTTGTTCAAGAGAAACATCTACGGCGTAGAGAACATGGCCAACTTGGAGAAG CTGCCTGCTAAAGGATTCACAATAACAGTGCTGCCCTTGAGGATTAGAGGCGGGAGCGGTTCTCCTGCCCGAGTCATCGCCTCCGTGTAG
- the LOC139761837 gene encoding isatin hydrolase-like isoform X1, whose protein sequence is MGPAVLVRMSSEATASGRGALLPSTRGASVGGRTDPSRRNWVKMTRSPTHSVGHHTPLWTLAIILLVTLAAYASAEVVDLSYVYNVNAPTYPAVKPFAMKVQQKGFIADGVWLEMNEFCTSEHSGTHVDAPVHFAQGSWYVDEIPLDRFWNISGVVVDVTQAVLRSASKNYAIQVEDLEKWEAKHGIIPDGAIVIFRTGWGEKVNNTKEYSGLDENNNINFPGLSSEAASWLAAYGDRRGYQKGVVAVGIDTFSLDVGNATVYPAHVTLFKRNIYGVENMANLEKLPAKGFTITVLPLRIRGGSGSPARVIASV, encoded by the exons GACGTACGGATCCCTCGAGACGCAATTGGGTCAAGATGACGCGGTCTCCAACACACAGTGtcggccaccacacaccactatggACCCTCGCCATCATCCTGCTGGTGACGCTGGCCGCCTACGCTTCTGCCGAGGTGGTGGATCTCTCGTACGTGTACAACGTCAACGCCCCGACTTACCCTGCAGTGAAGCCCTTCGCTATGAAAGTCCAACAGAAAGGCTTCATCGCTGATGGTGTCTG GTTGGAAATGAATGAGTTCTGCACCTCGGAGCATTCCGGAACGCACGTAGACGCCCCTGTCCACTTTGCTCAGGGGTCGTGGTATGTGGACGAAATACCTCTGGACAGGTTTTGGAATATTTCAg GTGTGGTGGTCGACGTAACGCAGGCTGTCCTGAGGTCTGCCTCGAAGAACTACGCCATCCAGGTGGAGGATCTGGAGAAGTGGGAGGCGAAGCATGGGATTATCCCCGACGGAGCCATCGTGATCTTCCGCACTGGCTGGGGCGAGAAGGTGAACAACACTAAGGAATACTCAGGCTTAGACGAGAACAACAATATCAATTTCCCCG GACTAAGCTCGGAGGCAGCCTCCTGGTTAGCGGCGTACGGAGACAGGCGTGGGTATCAGAAGGGCGTGGTGGCTGTGGGCATAGACACGTTTTCCCTGGACGTAGGCAACGCTACCGTCTACCCCGCCCATGTAACCTTGTTCAAGAGAAACATCTACGGCGTAGAGAACATGGCCAACTTGGAGAAG CTGCCTGCTAAAGGATTCACAATAACAGTGCTGCCCTTGAGGATTAGAGGCGGGAGCGGTTCTCCTGCCCGAGTCATCGCCTCCGTGTAG